A single region of the Acidobacteriota bacterium genome encodes:
- a CDS encoding HRDC domain-containing protein, with protein sequence MGGDRVRRAAPAASRTATRAGARAGEVVAGGVGKPFGGRRRDARVPGSGRSWQRAYSAQRRHRLDQIDEMTRFADHRGCRMLRLVRYFGDRADSGESCGLCDVCASEACLVRRFRKALPEEVQAMETVVSLLRRRDGQGTGRLFKEFRAVHGSYDRDAFEDLLGALGQARVLFVEDDSFQKEGETIRYQRAGLTPSGRRRGVDLAGQVMLPDDPPDEPAKRQRRRAAPAPEINGADADPELVETLRAWRLEEARKRRWPAYTVLSNRALAAVAAVKPGSGDDLLAIPGIGPKTVKRFGGALLRIVAAAGKPDPR encoded by the coding sequence GTGGGCGGCGACCGCGTCCGCCGGGCCGCGCCCGCGGCCAGCCGGACGGCGACGCGCGCAGGCGCCCGTGCTGGCGAGGTCGTTGCCGGTGGCGTCGGGAAGCCGTTCGGCGGACGCAGACGGGATGCCCGCGTTCCCGGGAGCGGCAGATCGTGGCAGCGGGCCTACTCCGCTCAGCGCCGGCACCGGCTGGACCAGATCGACGAGATGACCCGCTTCGCCGATCACCGGGGTTGCCGCATGCTGCGCCTGGTCCGGTACTTCGGGGACCGCGCGGACAGCGGCGAATCCTGCGGATTGTGCGATGTCTGCGCATCGGAAGCGTGCCTGGTACGACGCTTTCGCAAGGCTCTGCCGGAGGAGGTGCAGGCGATGGAGACAGTCGTGTCGCTGCTCCGCCGGCGCGACGGCCAGGGCACGGGACGGCTGTTCAAGGAGTTCCGGGCCGTTCACGGTTCGTATGACCGGGACGCGTTCGAGGACCTGCTTGGCGCGTTGGGCCAGGCCCGGGTCTTGTTCGTCGAAGACGACTCATTCCAGAAGGAGGGCGAGACGATTCGCTACCAGCGTGCCGGCCTGACGCCGAGCGGCCGGCGCCGCGGGGTCGACCTGGCGGGGCAGGTGATGCTTCCGGACGATCCGCCCGACGAGCCCGCGAAACGCCAGCGTCGGCGAGCCGCTCCGGCGCCCGAGATCAACGGGGCCGACGCGGATCCGGAACTCGTGGAGACGCTCCGGGCGTGGCGTCTGGAGGAGGCGCGGAAGCGGCGATGGCCCGCGTACACCGTGCTCTCGAACAGGGCGCTTGCTGCCGTCGCAGCGGTGAAACCGGGCAGTGGCGACGACCTGCTTGCGATTCCTGGCATCGGTCCGAAGACCGTGAAGCGATTCGGCGGCGCCTTGCTGCGAATCGTGGCGGCGGCGGGGAAGCCGGACCCGAGGTGA